One Phragmites australis chromosome 23, lpPhrAust1.1, whole genome shotgun sequence DNA window includes the following coding sequences:
- the LOC133905920 gene encoding nuclear pore complex protein NUP1-like isoform X3 — MASRGAYGYDYGGGFGAGGKIRRRPPSRAAAASPYARPAPAPAPAAAAASQGGGWLSRIIAAGASRLLPSLFRKPPPQLAAPPPQPELLDAPPERSEASHDLQPLRLEPLDVPPSPLPPPLEDDLPESEENDGAIANNLFTKNTESSAKDGEEHMLRNSDDSGAMHLEELLKQSTFTRSEFEYLTELLWSRTIGSNSLKPEDSNIKKMHVSEKENGSRHSNIPVDFSIRSYSVADQVASPAEIAKAYMGSKSSKGSPLRLRLHDPSSLPIKSIEANMIQKAKPPTIPLFQGSRLHTSKISDCLESNFATPNRSAIYKMSSSPYFKSAASSKDLFGTVSSSYRTPSSVHTFGRQVLKRKSTAVNNETVSIGPIRKMHQRYNRTSPLLETRPGHRGHFRGHGSILNEDSEHSAQTQKRRCLDKVGDAVLGGLDDRAHANSFAQAPVQSAEMAAKILKQLDTLVPSQKEDTPEIKQKHGNAMDVGNLVSRKREVSTQSNLLEPSPSGVKEYSLLNGINGTAKFTPAAVTEKSVDATSNTSVGLMSKSISKITSPKDKPPTFSLRSHAPSNLVLSSEIDRNKMPITSNGFTFPVPAVLGAHSQAPPTPTMASPPILPVEKQQPSPVSSASVTSVENGPRILKSVSEEESIAQKCDKKLNADEKPVSSKNSGQVASFTCNPVFKLGNSKPTTLCNGPEHTSNSTASAVLPGNGSMNSASFPSAGFSTISTNSASKSTQNSSTGGSFTFSNTGTGSLPAASSMFAGTSSQSVAAPSLASSGKGSGSTPFRFSPLFGTACSSAAQDKSKAVSSSTPFTFSQKFGTTSSSDTQDKSNAVSSSTPFSFSQQFGTASNSAAQDISKAASPEPTIFSGNKHAQSGNSNSLFTQSSTNNLGFKSSEMSNCGSSQSLAGSPVGSTPLVSSPFNSNSVFSLAAGSGSTSAAATAPPFSPAISSAFGSNPAFSASPIFGSKLTTTATPSFGLPNTSPATSPFSSTSSAVFSFTAATPIPNSSPTTPVFGGVSPTVSLTQMNGGNMIADKNESPLPTASPFGMPSSSPSTPLFSSPATQFASTTSASPDIFQFGQQSQASSGGFSMGTGGGNEKSGRRIIRVKRKK; from the exons ATGGCGTCCCGGGGAGCCTACGGCTATGACTACGGCGGCGGCTTCGGCGCCGGGGGCAAgatccgccgccgccctccctcccgcgccgccgccgcttcaccctacgcgcgccccgcccccgccccggctcccgccgcggcggcagcgTCGCAGGGGGGTGGGTGGCTCTCCCGGATCATTGCCGCCGGCGCGTCGCGCCTCCTTCCCTCCTTGTTCCGCAAGCCGCCGCCTCAGCTCGCTGCGCCACCCCCGCAGCCGGAACTGCTCGACGCGCCGCCGGAGCGGTCGGAGGCCTCGCACGACCTGCAACCGTTGCGGCTGGAGCCGCTCGACGTGCCGCCTTCGCCACTGCCCCCACCGTTAG AGGATGACCTTCCAGAAAGTGAAGAAAATGATGGAGCGATTGCCAAT AATCTGTTTACTAAAAATACTGAAAGTTCTGCCAAGGATGGTGAAGAACACATGCTAAGAAATTCTGATGACAGTGGTGCTATGCATCTTGAAGAATTATTGAAGCAGAGCACTTTCACAAG GAGTGAATTTGAATATTTGACCGAGTTGTTGTGGTCTAGAACTATTGGATCAAATTCATTGAAGCCAGAAGATAGTAACATAAAGAAAATGCATGTTTCTGAGAAGGAAAATGGATCCAGACACTCCAACATACCTGTTGATTTCTCCATTAGGTCATACAGTGTTGCT GATCAAGTTGCTTCACCTGCAGAAATCGCAAAGGCATATATGGGTTCAAAATCTTCTAAGGGGTCCCCTCTACGCCTTAGATTGCATGATCCCTCCTCTCTGCCTATCAAATCAATAGAAGCTAATATGATACAAAAAGCTAAACCTCCCACCATCCCACTTTTCCAAGGCTCAAGATTGCATACTTCCAAAATTTCTGATTGTCTTGAAAGCAACTTTGCGACCCCGAATAGATCGGCAATCTACAAAATGTCATCATCTCCTTATTTTAAG AGTGCTGCTTCTTCAAAGGATTTATTTGGTACTGTATCATCATCTTATCGGACACCGAGTAGTGTCCATACTTTCGGCAGGCAG GTCTTGAAGAGAAAGAGTACTGCTGTCAACAATGAGACTGTATCTATTGGTCCCATACGTAAAATGCACCAAAGATATAACAGAACATCGCCACTGTTGGAAACACGGCCAGGTCACCGTGGACACTTTCGGGGTCATGGAAGCATACTTAATGAAGATTCTGAACATTCGGCACAAACTCAAAAGCGTCGCTGTCTGGATAAAGTTGGTGATGCTGTTCTAGGTGGCTTAGATGACAGAGCTCATGCGAACAGTTTTGCTCAGGCTCCTGTGCAGTCAGCTGAGATGGCTGCCAAGATACTGAAGCAGCTTGATACATTAGTTCCTTCACAGAAGGAAGACACACCAGAAATAAAGCAGAAACATGGGAATGCCATGGATGTTGGGAATCTTGTTTCTCGAAAAAGGGAAGTATCAACACAGAGTAATCTTTTGGAACCTTCTCCATCAGGAGTTAAGGAGTATTCCTTACTTAATGGCATTAATGGTACTGCGAAGTTTACCCCGGCTGCAGTAACTGAAAAGAGTGTTGAtgctacatcaaacacatctGTTGGCTTGATGAGTAAATCAATCTCTAAAATTACTTCACCCAAGGACAAGCCTCCAACATTTTCTTTAAGAAGCCATGCTCCTTCTAATCTGGTATTATCTAGTGAAATTGACCGAAACAAAATGCCAATAACATCAAATGGCTTCACCTTCCCTGTCCCAGCTGTTCTTGGTGCCCACTCGCAGGCTCCTCCAACACCTACAATGGCATCTCCGCCTATACTACCTGTTGAGAAGCAGCAGCCTTCTCCAGTATCCAGTGCTTCAGTTACTTCTGTGGAAAATGGTCCCAG GATTTTGAAATCAGTTTCAGAAGAAGAATCAATTGCGCAGAAATGTGATAAGAAGTTGAATGCAGATGAAAAACCAGTGTCTTCTAAGAATTCTGGGCAAGTTGCATCTTTCACCTGTAACCCTGTCTTTAAGCTTGGCAATTCAAAGCCTACAACCTTATGCAATGGCCCTGAACATACATCGAACTCTACTGCCTCTGCTGTACTACCTGGTAATGGATCAATGAACTCCGCTTCGTTTCCAAGTGCTGGCTTTTCTACCATCTCAACGAACTCAGCTTCAAAGTCTACACAGAACAGTTCAACTGGAGGCAGTTTCACTTTCTCCAATACTGGTACAGGTAGTTTACCGGCAGCCTCAAGTATGTTTGCTGGCACAAGTTCTCAATCTGTTGCGGCACCGTCATTGGCATCTTCTGGTAAAGGAAGCGGCAGTACCCCTTTCCGTTTCTCTCCACTGTTTGGGACTGCATGTTCTTCAGCTGCTCAGGACAAATCCAAAGCAGTAAGCAGCAGCACCCCTTTTACATTCTCCCAGAAGTTTGGCACTACGAGTTCTTCAGATACTCAGGACAAATCCAATGCCGTAAGCAGCAGTACCCCTTTTAGTTTCTCCCAGCAGTTTGGCACTGCAAGTAATTCCGCTGCTCAGGATATATCCAAGGCAGCCTCTCCTGAACCAACAATTTTTTCTGGAAACAAGCATGCCCAATCAGGAAATAGCAATTCACTGTTCACACAGAGTTCAACGAATAATTTGGGCTTCAAATCTTCAGAAATGTCAAATTGTGGGAGCTCGCAAAGTTTGGCAGGTTCACCAGTTGGTTCAACACCTTTGGTTTCTAGTCCGTTCAATTCAAACTCTGTGTTTTCTTTGGCAGCTGGTTCTGGTTCTACTTCTGCGGCTGCAACTGCTCCACCATTTTCTCCTGCTATAAGCTCTGCTTTTGGATCCAATCCAGCATTCTCAGCATCACCAATATTTGGCAGCAAATTGACTACAACTGCTACACCCTCGTTCGGTTTGCCGAATACTAGTCCTGCTACTTCACCTTTTAGCTCAACCTCAAGCGCTGTGTTCTCATTCACTGCAGCTACTCCAATACCAAATTCGTCACCCACAACACCAGTATTTGGTGGAGTGAGCCCAACTGTTAGTTTAACTCAGATGAATGGAGGGAACATGATTGCAGACAAGAACGAGTCCCCTTTACCTACAGCTTCACCATTTGGCATGCCAAGCAGCTCACCCTCAACTCCACTTTTCAGTTCGCCTGCAACTCAGTTTGCCTCAACTACGTCAGCCTCACCTGACATTTTCCAATTTGGCCAGCAGAGTCAAGCTTCTTCAGGTGGATTTTCAATGGGTACCGGCGGTGGCAACGAGAAGTCTGGCAGAAGAATTATCAGAGTTAAGCGAAAGAAATAG
- the LOC133905920 gene encoding nuclear pore complex protein NUP1-like isoform X2, whose amino-acid sequence MASRGAYGYDYGGGFGAGGKIRRRPPSRAAAASPYARPAPAPAPAAAAASQGGGWLSRIIAAGASRLLPSLFRKPPPQLAAPPPQPELLDAPPERSEASHDLQPLRLEPLDVPPSPLPPPLEDDLPESEENDGAIANNLFTKNTESSAKDGEEHMLRNSDDSGAMHLEELLKQSTFTRSEFEYLTELLWSRTIGSNSLKPEDSNIKKMHVSEKENGSRHSNIPVDFSIRSYSVAQDQVASPAEIAKAYMGSKSSKGSPLRLRLHDPSSLPIKSIEANMIQKAKPPTIPLFQGSRLHTSKISDCLESNFATPNRSAIYKMSSSPYFKSAASSKDLFGTVSSSYRTPSSVHTFGRQVLKRKSTAVNNETVSIGPIRKMHQRYNRTSPLLETRPGHRGHFRGHGSILNEDSEHSAQTQKRRCLDKVGDAVLGGLDDRAHANSFAQAPVQSAEMAAKILKQLDTLVPSQKEDTPEIKQKHGNAMDVGNLVSRKREVSTQSNLLEPSPSGVKEYSLLNGINGTAKFTPAAVTEKSVDATSNTSVGLMSKSISKITSPKDKPPTFSLRSHAPSNLVLSSEIDRNKMPITSNGFTFPVPAVLGAHSQAPPTPTMASPPILPVEKQQPSPVSSASVTSVENGPRILKSVSEEESIAQKCDKKLNADEKPVSSKNSGQVASFTCNPVFKLGNSKPTTLCNGPEHTSNSTASAVLPGNGSMNSASFPSAGFSTISTNSASKSTQNSSTGGSFTFSNTGTGSLPAASSMFAGTSSQSVAAPSLASSGKGSGSTPFRFSPLFGTACSSAAQDKSKAVSSSTPFTFSQKFGTTSSSDTQDKSNAVSSSTPFSFSQQFGTASNSAAQDISKAASPEPTIFSGNKHAQSGNSNSLFTQSSTNNLGFKSSEMSNCGSSQSLAGSPVGSTPLVSSPFNSNSVFSLAAGSGSTSAAATAPPFSPAISSAFGSNPAFSASPIFGSKLTTTATPSFGLPNTSPATSPFSSTSSAVFSFTAATPIPNSSPTTPVFGGVSPTVSLTQMNGGNMIADKNESPLPTASPFGMPSSSPSTPLFSSPATQFASTTSASPDIFQFGQQSQASSGGFSMGTGGGNEKSGRRIIRVKRKK is encoded by the exons ATGGCGTCCCGGGGAGCCTACGGCTATGACTACGGCGGCGGCTTCGGCGCCGGGGGCAAgatccgccgccgccctccctcccgcgccgccgccgcttcaccctacgcgcgccccgcccccgccccggctcccgccgcggcggcagcgTCGCAGGGGGGTGGGTGGCTCTCCCGGATCATTGCCGCCGGCGCGTCGCGCCTCCTTCCCTCCTTGTTCCGCAAGCCGCCGCCTCAGCTCGCTGCGCCACCCCCGCAGCCGGAACTGCTCGACGCGCCGCCGGAGCGGTCGGAGGCCTCGCACGACCTGCAACCGTTGCGGCTGGAGCCGCTCGACGTGCCGCCTTCGCCACTGCCCCCACCGTTAG AGGATGACCTTCCAGAAAGTGAAGAAAATGATGGAGCGATTGCCAAT AATCTGTTTACTAAAAATACTGAAAGTTCTGCCAAGGATGGTGAAGAACACATGCTAAGAAATTCTGATGACAGTGGTGCTATGCATCTTGAAGAATTATTGAAGCAGAGCACTTTCACAAG GAGTGAATTTGAATATTTGACCGAGTTGTTGTGGTCTAGAACTATTGGATCAAATTCATTGAAGCCAGAAGATAGTAACATAAAGAAAATGCATGTTTCTGAGAAGGAAAATGGATCCAGACACTCCAACATACCTGTTGATTTCTCCATTAGGTCATACAGTGTTGCT CAGGATCAAGTTGCTTCACCTGCAGAAATCGCAAAGGCATATATGGGTTCAAAATCTTCTAAGGGGTCCCCTCTACGCCTTAGATTGCATGATCCCTCCTCTCTGCCTATCAAATCAATAGAAGCTAATATGATACAAAAAGCTAAACCTCCCACCATCCCACTTTTCCAAGGCTCAAGATTGCATACTTCCAAAATTTCTGATTGTCTTGAAAGCAACTTTGCGACCCCGAATAGATCGGCAATCTACAAAATGTCATCATCTCCTTATTTTAAG AGTGCTGCTTCTTCAAAGGATTTATTTGGTACTGTATCATCATCTTATCGGACACCGAGTAGTGTCCATACTTTCGGCAGGCAG GTCTTGAAGAGAAAGAGTACTGCTGTCAACAATGAGACTGTATCTATTGGTCCCATACGTAAAATGCACCAAAGATATAACAGAACATCGCCACTGTTGGAAACACGGCCAGGTCACCGTGGACACTTTCGGGGTCATGGAAGCATACTTAATGAAGATTCTGAACATTCGGCACAAACTCAAAAGCGTCGCTGTCTGGATAAAGTTGGTGATGCTGTTCTAGGTGGCTTAGATGACAGAGCTCATGCGAACAGTTTTGCTCAGGCTCCTGTGCAGTCAGCTGAGATGGCTGCCAAGATACTGAAGCAGCTTGATACATTAGTTCCTTCACAGAAGGAAGACACACCAGAAATAAAGCAGAAACATGGGAATGCCATGGATGTTGGGAATCTTGTTTCTCGAAAAAGGGAAGTATCAACACAGAGTAATCTTTTGGAACCTTCTCCATCAGGAGTTAAGGAGTATTCCTTACTTAATGGCATTAATGGTACTGCGAAGTTTACCCCGGCTGCAGTAACTGAAAAGAGTGTTGAtgctacatcaaacacatctGTTGGCTTGATGAGTAAATCAATCTCTAAAATTACTTCACCCAAGGACAAGCCTCCAACATTTTCTTTAAGAAGCCATGCTCCTTCTAATCTGGTATTATCTAGTGAAATTGACCGAAACAAAATGCCAATAACATCAAATGGCTTCACCTTCCCTGTCCCAGCTGTTCTTGGTGCCCACTCGCAGGCTCCTCCAACACCTACAATGGCATCTCCGCCTATACTACCTGTTGAGAAGCAGCAGCCTTCTCCAGTATCCAGTGCTTCAGTTACTTCTGTGGAAAATGGTCCCAG GATTTTGAAATCAGTTTCAGAAGAAGAATCAATTGCGCAGAAATGTGATAAGAAGTTGAATGCAGATGAAAAACCAGTGTCTTCTAAGAATTCTGGGCAAGTTGCATCTTTCACCTGTAACCCTGTCTTTAAGCTTGGCAATTCAAAGCCTACAACCTTATGCAATGGCCCTGAACATACATCGAACTCTACTGCCTCTGCTGTACTACCTGGTAATGGATCAATGAACTCCGCTTCGTTTCCAAGTGCTGGCTTTTCTACCATCTCAACGAACTCAGCTTCAAAGTCTACACAGAACAGTTCAACTGGAGGCAGTTTCACTTTCTCCAATACTGGTACAGGTAGTTTACCGGCAGCCTCAAGTATGTTTGCTGGCACAAGTTCTCAATCTGTTGCGGCACCGTCATTGGCATCTTCTGGTAAAGGAAGCGGCAGTACCCCTTTCCGTTTCTCTCCACTGTTTGGGACTGCATGTTCTTCAGCTGCTCAGGACAAATCCAAAGCAGTAAGCAGCAGCACCCCTTTTACATTCTCCCAGAAGTTTGGCACTACGAGTTCTTCAGATACTCAGGACAAATCCAATGCCGTAAGCAGCAGTACCCCTTTTAGTTTCTCCCAGCAGTTTGGCACTGCAAGTAATTCCGCTGCTCAGGATATATCCAAGGCAGCCTCTCCTGAACCAACAATTTTTTCTGGAAACAAGCATGCCCAATCAGGAAATAGCAATTCACTGTTCACACAGAGTTCAACGAATAATTTGGGCTTCAAATCTTCAGAAATGTCAAATTGTGGGAGCTCGCAAAGTTTGGCAGGTTCACCAGTTGGTTCAACACCTTTGGTTTCTAGTCCGTTCAATTCAAACTCTGTGTTTTCTTTGGCAGCTGGTTCTGGTTCTACTTCTGCGGCTGCAACTGCTCCACCATTTTCTCCTGCTATAAGCTCTGCTTTTGGATCCAATCCAGCATTCTCAGCATCACCAATATTTGGCAGCAAATTGACTACAACTGCTACACCCTCGTTCGGTTTGCCGAATACTAGTCCTGCTACTTCACCTTTTAGCTCAACCTCAAGCGCTGTGTTCTCATTCACTGCAGCTACTCCAATACCAAATTCGTCACCCACAACACCAGTATTTGGTGGAGTGAGCCCAACTGTTAGTTTAACTCAGATGAATGGAGGGAACATGATTGCAGACAAGAACGAGTCCCCTTTACCTACAGCTTCACCATTTGGCATGCCAAGCAGCTCACCCTCAACTCCACTTTTCAGTTCGCCTGCAACTCAGTTTGCCTCAACTACGTCAGCCTCACCTGACATTTTCCAATTTGGCCAGCAGAGTCAAGCTTCTTCAGGTGGATTTTCAATGGGTACCGGCGGTGGCAACGAGAAGTCTGGCAGAAGAATTATCAGAGTTAAGCGAAAGAAATAG
- the LOC133905920 gene encoding nuclear pore complex protein NUP1-like isoform X1 produces the protein MASRGAYGYDYGGGFGAGGKIRRRPPSRAAAASPYARPAPAPAPAAAAASQGGGWLSRIIAAGASRLLPSLFRKPPPQLAAPPPQPELLDAPPERSEASHDLQPLRLEPLDVPPSPLPPPLEDDLPESEENDGAIANNLFTKNTESSAKDGEEHMLRNSDDSGAMHLEELLKQSTFTRSEFEYLTELLWSRTIGSNSLKPEDSNIKKMHVSEKENGSRHSNIPVDFSIRSYSVADQVASPAEIAKAYMGSKSSKGSPLRLRLHDPSSLPIKSIEANMIQKAKPPTIPLFQGSRLHTSKISDCLESNFATPNRSAIYKMSSSPYFKSAASSKDLFGTVSSSYRTPSSVHTFGRQQVLKRKSTAVNNETVSIGPIRKMHQRYNRTSPLLETRPGHRGHFRGHGSILNEDSEHSAQTQKRRCLDKVGDAVLGGLDDRAHANSFAQAPVQSAEMAAKILKQLDTLVPSQKEDTPEIKQKHGNAMDVGNLVSRKREVSTQSNLLEPSPSGVKEYSLLNGINGTAKFTPAAVTEKSVDATSNTSVGLMSKSISKITSPKDKPPTFSLRSHAPSNLVLSSEIDRNKMPITSNGFTFPVPAVLGAHSQAPPTPTMASPPILPVEKQQPSPVSSASVTSVENGPRILKSVSEEESIAQKCDKKLNADEKPVSSKNSGQVASFTCNPVFKLGNSKPTTLCNGPEHTSNSTASAVLPGNGSMNSASFPSAGFSTISTNSASKSTQNSSTGGSFTFSNTGTGSLPAASSMFAGTSSQSVAAPSLASSGKGSGSTPFRFSPLFGTACSSAAQDKSKAVSSSTPFTFSQKFGTTSSSDTQDKSNAVSSSTPFSFSQQFGTASNSAAQDISKAASPEPTIFSGNKHAQSGNSNSLFTQSSTNNLGFKSSEMSNCGSSQSLAGSPVGSTPLVSSPFNSNSVFSLAAGSGSTSAAATAPPFSPAISSAFGSNPAFSASPIFGSKLTTTATPSFGLPNTSPATSPFSSTSSAVFSFTAATPIPNSSPTTPVFGGVSPTVSLTQMNGGNMIADKNESPLPTASPFGMPSSSPSTPLFSSPATQFASTTSASPDIFQFGQQSQASSGGFSMGTGGGNEKSGRRIIRVKRKK, from the exons ATGGCGTCCCGGGGAGCCTACGGCTATGACTACGGCGGCGGCTTCGGCGCCGGGGGCAAgatccgccgccgccctccctcccgcgccgccgccgcttcaccctacgcgcgccccgcccccgccccggctcccgccgcggcggcagcgTCGCAGGGGGGTGGGTGGCTCTCCCGGATCATTGCCGCCGGCGCGTCGCGCCTCCTTCCCTCCTTGTTCCGCAAGCCGCCGCCTCAGCTCGCTGCGCCACCCCCGCAGCCGGAACTGCTCGACGCGCCGCCGGAGCGGTCGGAGGCCTCGCACGACCTGCAACCGTTGCGGCTGGAGCCGCTCGACGTGCCGCCTTCGCCACTGCCCCCACCGTTAG AGGATGACCTTCCAGAAAGTGAAGAAAATGATGGAGCGATTGCCAAT AATCTGTTTACTAAAAATACTGAAAGTTCTGCCAAGGATGGTGAAGAACACATGCTAAGAAATTCTGATGACAGTGGTGCTATGCATCTTGAAGAATTATTGAAGCAGAGCACTTTCACAAG GAGTGAATTTGAATATTTGACCGAGTTGTTGTGGTCTAGAACTATTGGATCAAATTCATTGAAGCCAGAAGATAGTAACATAAAGAAAATGCATGTTTCTGAGAAGGAAAATGGATCCAGACACTCCAACATACCTGTTGATTTCTCCATTAGGTCATACAGTGTTGCT GATCAAGTTGCTTCACCTGCAGAAATCGCAAAGGCATATATGGGTTCAAAATCTTCTAAGGGGTCCCCTCTACGCCTTAGATTGCATGATCCCTCCTCTCTGCCTATCAAATCAATAGAAGCTAATATGATACAAAAAGCTAAACCTCCCACCATCCCACTTTTCCAAGGCTCAAGATTGCATACTTCCAAAATTTCTGATTGTCTTGAAAGCAACTTTGCGACCCCGAATAGATCGGCAATCTACAAAATGTCATCATCTCCTTATTTTAAG AGTGCTGCTTCTTCAAAGGATTTATTTGGTACTGTATCATCATCTTATCGGACACCGAGTAGTGTCCATACTTTCGGCAGGCAG CAGGTCTTGAAGAGAAAGAGTACTGCTGTCAACAATGAGACTGTATCTATTGGTCCCATACGTAAAATGCACCAAAGATATAACAGAACATCGCCACTGTTGGAAACACGGCCAGGTCACCGTGGACACTTTCGGGGTCATGGAAGCATACTTAATGAAGATTCTGAACATTCGGCACAAACTCAAAAGCGTCGCTGTCTGGATAAAGTTGGTGATGCTGTTCTAGGTGGCTTAGATGACAGAGCTCATGCGAACAGTTTTGCTCAGGCTCCTGTGCAGTCAGCTGAGATGGCTGCCAAGATACTGAAGCAGCTTGATACATTAGTTCCTTCACAGAAGGAAGACACACCAGAAATAAAGCAGAAACATGGGAATGCCATGGATGTTGGGAATCTTGTTTCTCGAAAAAGGGAAGTATCAACACAGAGTAATCTTTTGGAACCTTCTCCATCAGGAGTTAAGGAGTATTCCTTACTTAATGGCATTAATGGTACTGCGAAGTTTACCCCGGCTGCAGTAACTGAAAAGAGTGTTGAtgctacatcaaacacatctGTTGGCTTGATGAGTAAATCAATCTCTAAAATTACTTCACCCAAGGACAAGCCTCCAACATTTTCTTTAAGAAGCCATGCTCCTTCTAATCTGGTATTATCTAGTGAAATTGACCGAAACAAAATGCCAATAACATCAAATGGCTTCACCTTCCCTGTCCCAGCTGTTCTTGGTGCCCACTCGCAGGCTCCTCCAACACCTACAATGGCATCTCCGCCTATACTACCTGTTGAGAAGCAGCAGCCTTCTCCAGTATCCAGTGCTTCAGTTACTTCTGTGGAAAATGGTCCCAG GATTTTGAAATCAGTTTCAGAAGAAGAATCAATTGCGCAGAAATGTGATAAGAAGTTGAATGCAGATGAAAAACCAGTGTCTTCTAAGAATTCTGGGCAAGTTGCATCTTTCACCTGTAACCCTGTCTTTAAGCTTGGCAATTCAAAGCCTACAACCTTATGCAATGGCCCTGAACATACATCGAACTCTACTGCCTCTGCTGTACTACCTGGTAATGGATCAATGAACTCCGCTTCGTTTCCAAGTGCTGGCTTTTCTACCATCTCAACGAACTCAGCTTCAAAGTCTACACAGAACAGTTCAACTGGAGGCAGTTTCACTTTCTCCAATACTGGTACAGGTAGTTTACCGGCAGCCTCAAGTATGTTTGCTGGCACAAGTTCTCAATCTGTTGCGGCACCGTCATTGGCATCTTCTGGTAAAGGAAGCGGCAGTACCCCTTTCCGTTTCTCTCCACTGTTTGGGACTGCATGTTCTTCAGCTGCTCAGGACAAATCCAAAGCAGTAAGCAGCAGCACCCCTTTTACATTCTCCCAGAAGTTTGGCACTACGAGTTCTTCAGATACTCAGGACAAATCCAATGCCGTAAGCAGCAGTACCCCTTTTAGTTTCTCCCAGCAGTTTGGCACTGCAAGTAATTCCGCTGCTCAGGATATATCCAAGGCAGCCTCTCCTGAACCAACAATTTTTTCTGGAAACAAGCATGCCCAATCAGGAAATAGCAATTCACTGTTCACACAGAGTTCAACGAATAATTTGGGCTTCAAATCTTCAGAAATGTCAAATTGTGGGAGCTCGCAAAGTTTGGCAGGTTCACCAGTTGGTTCAACACCTTTGGTTTCTAGTCCGTTCAATTCAAACTCTGTGTTTTCTTTGGCAGCTGGTTCTGGTTCTACTTCTGCGGCTGCAACTGCTCCACCATTTTCTCCTGCTATAAGCTCTGCTTTTGGATCCAATCCAGCATTCTCAGCATCACCAATATTTGGCAGCAAATTGACTACAACTGCTACACCCTCGTTCGGTTTGCCGAATACTAGTCCTGCTACTTCACCTTTTAGCTCAACCTCAAGCGCTGTGTTCTCATTCACTGCAGCTACTCCAATACCAAATTCGTCACCCACAACACCAGTATTTGGTGGAGTGAGCCCAACTGTTAGTTTAACTCAGATGAATGGAGGGAACATGATTGCAGACAAGAACGAGTCCCCTTTACCTACAGCTTCACCATTTGGCATGCCAAGCAGCTCACCCTCAACTCCACTTTTCAGTTCGCCTGCAACTCAGTTTGCCTCAACTACGTCAGCCTCACCTGACATTTTCCAATTTGGCCAGCAGAGTCAAGCTTCTTCAGGTGGATTTTCAATGGGTACCGGCGGTGGCAACGAGAAGTCTGGCAGAAGAATTATCAGAGTTAAGCGAAAGAAATAG